Genomic window (Musa acuminata AAA Group cultivar baxijiao chromosome BXJ1-9, Cavendish_Baxijiao_AAA, whole genome shotgun sequence):
AGCTTAATCATTATAACAGACCTCTCTAACATTGGAAAAGTATTCTCAAATCAAAAGAGAATCAAAATCTTGCTACAAAGTCATTCATTGACTTGGGAGTTTACATGACTAGAACACATCATTCTAGAGCTTTATCATCTTCTTAAGACACTGGCTGCGTGGAAGCTAAGACTTTATTGAAGAATAATCTTTTGATAAGAGGCCCAAGGATGGAAAGTTTGTCATTATAATTCCTCCTTTCTGCCTCCCTTAAGGGTTTGGAGTTGGCAAATGCTGTTAATGTGCATGGTCCGTTCATCTCCTTTCATCCTATTTATTTCCATAAAATGATTTGGTTAAGCCAGTCCTTCCATCTTCTTTGACAATATATGAAGAAAGAAAGTGGCATGAGAGAGGTAGTAAGTACACTACTCTTCCTAATCAACAATTGCTCATCAACCATAAGATTGCTCTTTTACGATAAGAGTTGGACGATCTAAAGAACATGTACATAATGTATTCTATCTACGCTACATAGAGCCATTGAAATCCCACAAATAGCATGCCACAAAAAGAGGAGCTCAAGAAGTTTGCTTGCCCTCGATACTACGGAAAAAGCAACTCTGGATCTCATGAACATATGACATTCATCAACTTTGACATGACTAAACAAGGTTAAGGGCGATTCGAATCAATTTCGTTTCCAATATTTCCACACACACAATATTAGGTAATTACATTAATAAGAAATACAACTAAATCAAGGATATAAAACTATGGAAATGATTCTGGATGAGAATCTTTCCTAATACGAATTGATTGCCTTGAATTTATAGAATGATTTGTTGGAGAAGATTATTTCTTAATATATCCCCACAAGATGATGCTTCTTGTAgaaataccaatcttggatcctaACCGTAAAAGCTAAGATTTAGCTAAGATTGTGTTTGGACATATGAGCAATTTGAAGAGAACATGGTAACCTTATGTCAAACAAAATAATAATTGAGGACGATGCACTTCATATAAGAATAGAATACTAGGTTAGCAAATAAGTAAGTCATACCGATATTATCACAAAGAAGACAAGAAGGTTAACTAAGTAAGATGCCCAACATGGATAGAAGATTAGTGAGCCAAGATAACTCGACCATAAGTAATATTCAGCTTCCGTGGATGACTGAACAATTGTCTATTACTTTTTAGAGCACCATGCTATCAGGTTAACTCCAATAAAAATCACATAAACTGAGATGGATGTGAGGTCATCATGATTACTAACCCAAATAGAATCAGAATAAGCAATAATAATAAGTGGTGTTTGCTTGATGAAGATCAACCATCAATGATACTAGTTTTCATAGAGTTAAAAGTGGATGGATGTATCTGAAGAGGAACTAGATGAAGTTGATGTTGAATGAACGTGATGCATGATTGCCTACCAAAGAAATGTGGTTAGAAGAATCATGAATGGAAGGCGATTGAGTTGATAAAAATTATTGAGTAATAGGAATTTCAAAATGTAGTGATTGCAATGATTGTGACATATTTGACTAATATCAAATGGTTTGTATATTTATTTTATCTTCATTTGTGAATATGGATGTGGATGAAATTTGATTTCAATAAATTGAACATGACATGAAAAAGTAAGTCTTAAGTTCAATGGATGAAAGCAAATGTAAGAATTATGAATACTCGAATAACCTAGATCGAAACGATGCTCTAATTTATCTATCTTTGTTATAAGGCTGAATCCATGGATAACAAAGACatctaaatatttataatttaaaataattaggtTTGAAATACAATAAGCACTCATATGATTTATTCTTAAAATAAGTATCTAAAGTTGATTAATAAGATAAGCAACTATTTTAAATGCATAAATACAAAAAGATAAGAGGAGAGATACTCTATGAAGAAGGATAAGGTCTCTTCCGATAATACATCGAAGTAAATAAAAATcgaaagatgtacgcatatggtgtgttacgttctggtacatgatacgtatttacttgtgtatcaattcaattgaatctagaaagaaatctacagaatctttttaggtgcaaaaaaatcattttctttcGTAAATgtagaaatatattatccttttcttttctatctaaatcaaatggaaattttgatttagatagaaacggataaatctaaatttttgcgtgtactagattaaaaaaaattgacatattcagtGGAAGAAATTAAATGTTGAATTCCATAAGAAATTATAGATTTTAGGCCCTAATATTCTTTTTTAGCATATGAATATATTACATTAAtatatgtttaaaaaatattttgatcatggttttaaattttaaaaaaaagatataatatttATGAGTCATTGAATATAACcatgaatattttatgaaatgatCAACAAAGATAACAGAGACCATCCGTTGAACAAATTAGAGTACCACCCCAAACATAAGTATAGATGAAATCTAAAGAACCGTGACTTTCTAaagttgagacaccaaagatagaTAGTTTGTAATTTTTATCTGAATTACAAGaattacaaaataaaattttggaCTTACTCATGAGAATAGGAAGATTAATTTGAGATAGAATATAATAAGAGTACTTTTGATCATGCCAATGATTGCATGAGGTTTTAATTCCAAAACAAACTTTCTTTTTCATCATTGAAGACTCCATCATTGCTGGGCCACTCATATGCATCAAGTAACCCCCATCATTagatcaaaaaaataaataaaaaaaatcaactgAGTTgttgtcttataaaattttatttcatgCAAGGAACTGAAAATGAATTTAAACAAGTGGAGAGAGTAGAATTATCAAAATGTGTGATGTGTAGGCCTAAACCATCACCCATAATAATGTCATTAGTGAATATTCACATGATAGGAAGTTCTAAAGGTCATCAACCAGTTTGAGATAAAATAAAGCTACCACTTGTCATGGTGTGATTAAGCCTTTTAACAGTTAAACATTGTCTACTAGTATGGCCACCCTTGTTGCAAAATTGACAAACAATATtagtattttctttttaatttcctACAAAAGGATAATTATAACGTTTACATGTTATTACAGTATCCAAATATAATCATaaccaaataaaaataattatattcaaataaatatatgaattaatcatTTTCTTTATTAATTTTACTTTTTCATTTCTATGCTTATATTATCCTTGTAAGATAGATACTATACAAATAAGAAAACAAGAGCTACGATGAAAGGGGAAAGATGGAGGAGGGATTTGAAAAGTGGGGGTTGCAATGAGGTGGGGGAGGtaagacgaaaaaaaaaaaaaaaaaaagatgagaagaagaaagagagagatactAAGTACTCACTAAACGATGAAGATGAACACAATTGTCACTACGTCGTTTGCTCATGAAACATTGCAATGATAGAAGAAGACCCATTATAATTAAAGCTCGAGTATGCAAAAAGAcatatctcatatatatatatatatatatatatatatatatatatatatatatatatatatatatatatatatatatatatatatatatatatatatatatatatataatatagtaaTATAAACTTGATGAGGATGGATGAGGAGTGCTCTAAACATCTAGCCTCATAATTAtgtaaataatagaaaatatcTTTCATCCCTGATTAGAGATGAATCTATAAGGTTTCCTATACATGTTCATCTAGAATAGATTGATTAGTAATAAAAATTATAGAGAGAATAGTCAAAAAAATTAGAGAAATTATATTAAAGATTATAAAAAACACACAAAAGATGAAAACATATATTATAGTGAGCTAGGTTAAAGTTCTTATATACACTTAGTCAAAATAGCTATAAGAAAAAGAATAATCAAATCCTAGGTAATCACATTAATAAGGTATACAACAAAATCAAGATCTAAATTTGTGAAAATTATTTTGGATGATAATCTTCCTAGCACCACTTGATTACCTTCGATTTATAGAATGATTTActggataatatttttttaatagatcTTTCAACCCCTATTAAAGCCTATCTCTGTCTCCTTTCTTAAGTATGAACAATTCCAACTTTATCAATTAAAATATCAATTTAAAAAACAGagcttattaaaataatataacctcAATGATGAGACATTGAAATGGTAGGATAGAGTGGGAAAAAGAAAGAATTgaaaaagtaaaataataataatttatatatgcatatacagcaAAAGTAGAACACTGCTAATCTTATTATATCCACTTCTTCTATGGTCAAATGCTAAGACCACAAGTAGGACTTATTGACAAGTATTTTACCTCAATGATATCATGATGAGATGGACGGACCGGATAAGTCCACAACTTGTTTTGCGCGACTTTTAAGGCACCAAAAGCCATTTACAACTTTTTTCTACCCGTCTCGGCTACCTACCAAGACTTGAAATCTCTATCACACCAACGTTATTAATGGACCCCACAGGTCGGTGCAATCATAAAATAGGTAACAATTTACAGACACAACTCCCCCGCCACCCTAAAAAGCAGCTGTCGTGGGATGATAACGCATCCGCCGGAGCAGTCTGAGAGTCGAATCCTGCCGTCGGATGACGCCACGGCGGTCCACTTTCGCCCCCTTTTACGGCAAACGACAATCGCGCTAACCCAATCACCTCCAATAGTGGGCCGCGGTGGAACTTTGTCACGGATGGCAAGTGGTGTGACGGTGGGTGAACGTGGTCAGGTGCGAGGGACTTCGATCTCCATTTCTAGCCCCAACACGCAACGCAACCGGAGGCGGTCTTGTCCTCATCTCCCTGGCGTCGCTATTAAATCCGGTTAGGCCCCGAGCCGTGGATCCTTGAATCCGGAATCTGTGAGACATCGAAGGATGGGATCCGTGGAAGACGAACGGAGGTCGCCGCTGGAAGAAGGTCTTCTTCCGGAGGTCCGATTCCCCCCTTTCCCCTTCCTTGATCTCCATAAGAATAGCTTAAATTTGTTGATCTTTCAATTTTTCCTGAATATTTGGCTTCCTAGTTGCTGAATTCGTCAAGGTCATTGATGGATTTTCTGTGGAGCAGTGATTTTTCTGTCGTGATTCTTCAATTAGATATCTTTGACGAGTTGATTATGCCTACGAGGAAAATTTGGTTATTTGGGGGAAAAAAGAGAGGTTTTTGACATTGGTTTAGGTCTCTACCATTACGGTATGGTGGTTTATGTGTTTCTTAGTAAATTTGCCGTTTGACTTAATGCCATATTTGATTTATGTTAGGAAACAGATTGGCCAAATATATGAATTTTCGGTTATGCGCTATGCTTGACTACTTGGTATTTCTATGGAAATTGATAATTTTGTTGTCGATGATTCTTTCGTAACTCCAAAATCTTGTTGGTGCTTGACTCTCACTCAAGATTGTTTCTTAAGgattttaaataagaaagaaatagGGATATGCCCTTCCGAAGAATTAGATATATAATATGATAGCGGATAGAATGGAATGAGCAACTTCTTTGTGGCACAAGGGAATGAGATTGCTTCCTCTGCAAAACTAATCATACTTGACAAGAACAAAGTTCTCTTCTTCTGCAGTATTTGTAGATTTTGTATGAAATATTAGTTTCAGATGGTTCTCGATTGGACCTTCGACTTGGAATTACGGTTTGGTTGTGTAGATTGGTTCTAGCATCATATAATGCTAGCTATTCAAAGGATTTTGCAGAAGAATAGTACTCACATGTTATTTCAATCAGATGAGACAACTTCCCTATGTTCTCGAATCTTATAAATTGCAGAGACTTTCTTTCTGTTTTCTGAAATCTTGGAATTGGTAATATTCAATGGGCAATACCGGTGTTCGTCACTGCATGCTGCAGACCATAGCTACAACTCTGATAAAGGGAGCTCAGTCATTTTTCTTCTAAATTTTGTTTGTATGTATGACTTGCCACATTTTTCGAGGTCTGAAATATTTTGAGATATGGTAAACTTTTCCATATACCTTTGATTGCATCAATTTTATGCTTAGATAACCAAGAATGCCTCAACCAACTTAAGATCTAAGAATGCATATTTAATGACAGAATTTGGTTTAAAATTAAACTGAATGGAGCGGATGAATCATTCAAGTTATTTGTTGGGATGTTACAGCTTGTTGTTGATGTTCTTGTATTGTGAAGCTGTTTGCTCGTATCAGTTTTCAAGTATGATGCAATTGGAAAAAAAGGTTCCAAATTAAGTATCAgctccattaaacatgattcgttATTCAATTTTTgaaacattttaaatattttaacttgTACCTCAAGTGGAGGAAAAAAGTAAGCAATATTAGCAGCCTGGAGTATTTTGATTTGATTAACAGTATGGAAGTACCAAAATAAGTTCAAATTTGTATAACAATTTCTTAGATTCAAGGTAATCATTCCATTTATTAATTAAGGGAGTACAAATGATCATTTTATGAATGATAGTTATTTTTTGTGTCAGTTTGGTGAACATACAACTGGGTTGATCAGCATTATCTTGACTGTAATGGTCATCTATTTTTGGCCTAGATATCTGGGCTTATATATTCCATGATTGCATGACCTTCATATGGCCTTACATCTCCATTACATTTGCTACTATTTCTGTATTTGTAGAATGAAAATCAAGGACAATATACTGGAGATGGATCTGTCGACGTTCATGGAAACCCCGTTTTAAAGAACAGCACAGGCAATTGGAGAGCATGCCCTTTCATTTTAGGTATTCACAATAACTAACCACAGACAAGTTTAATCCTTTTCTCTAACTGAGATGCATTAAATCATTCCTTATTTTCACATTACAAATTATAGGGAATGAATGTTGTGAACGTTTAGCTTACTATGGAATAGCTACAAATCTTGTCACTTACCTAAAGAACAAGCTACATGAGGGGAATGCCTCTGCTGCACGAAATGTCACAACATGGCAAGGAACCTGCTATATTACGCCATTGCTTGGTGCAATTTTAGCTGATGCATACTGGGGAAGATACTGGACAATTGCAGTGTTCTCAACAATATACTTTGTTGTAAGTATGCCAGTTGCAGATGTTCTTTACTGTAATGAGTGGATGctcttttcttttgttcaaatgtAATATGATCATTGATGCTTTATTTAATGTAGGGAATGGCCACATTGACCCTTTCAGCATCAGTTCCTGCTTTTAAGCCTTCACCATGTGTTGAATCTGTTTGCCCAGAAGCAAGTGCAGTTCAATATGCTATTTTCTTTTTTGGACTCTATCTAATTGCACTGGGGACCGGTGGAATTAAACCTTGTGTTTCTTCGTTTGGAGCTGACCAATTTGATGATACTGATCCGAGAGAGCGAATGAAGAAGGGATCCTTTTTTAATTGGTTTTACTTCTCTATTAACATTGGTGCTCTCATATCCAGCAGCTTTCTAGTTTGGGTGCAAGACAATTGTGGATGGGGCTTGGGCTTTGGAATTCCTACATTGTTTATGGGATTAGCTATAATTAGTTTTTTCTTTGGTACTCCACTTTATAGATTCCAAAAACCAGGAGGAAGCCCTCTTATAAGAATGTGCCAGGTGGTGGTTGCCTCTTTTCGCAAGTGGAAAGTGGATGTGCCTCATGACAGTTGTCTCCTATATGAAGTGCCTGAGAAGGCTTCAGCAATTGAAGGAAGTCGAAAGCTGGAGCACACAGATGAAATTAAGTAATTCTCTTAACTTCCACAACCAGTTTCGTTGAGGTTTCTTTATGCATATCTTGATTGATTCTTGATTTCATGCTTCATTTGCTATAGTTCTTCAAAGAACTAAATCAAGAACCGAATTTATCCACAAGACTTGAATGCCAATCTGCTTTTGAAGTTCTATTGTCTTTCTTCTCTTGTTATCCTAGGAGTTCTATGTTTTCAGTGGTTAATCAGTTGTAAAACTGCAATGTGGATCCTTTTGTACGACAGCATTTTTTAAGTTGCAGATTGGTAAAATTTTTATCAGTGAAAAGTGTTGCTTAAATCTGGACTTTCCTTTAGGTATATATGTACTAGATGATATATTAATGATAAAATATCTCCTTGATGATGCTTCAACTGGTAGACAAGGTTGCTGAGTGACAAGTTGTCCAATAAATCTTGCATCAAACTGATATTGCCTCGATGAGAAATTAACTTATGAAGTTTCAGCTTCAATTATATCGTGCCTAGTGCTTAATGGATTTCAATACTTGAATACTCTCTTAAGACTGGTGGGCTCTATGATAATTCTATCATATAGTtgggtaatgaaatatgtttgtgTCAGAAGCAATGTGGTGTACGTTACAGGATGTTTGTCAAGAGCACCCCACAGCGATAGTAGGTTAAGCCATTTTGTGAGATGAGATATTACTGTTCATAGTAGTAATACTAAAGACCAACTCTGATATTATAGAAACTAGTTTTTTTTTCAGAAATTATCTCCTGCTTATTTTCATATGCCATAAACTGTGCTGATTCCTAGTGTGCATGATATTGGATTATGTGTAACTATTATCTTTTGCAGGTTCCTTGACAAGGCTGCTACAGTGACGGATCTCGATACAAAGACTGAAAGTTTTTCGAACCCATGGCGGCTGTGTACAGTCACTCAGGTGGAAGAACTGAAGATTCTGGTGAGGATGTTCCCTGTTTGGGCAACCACCATAGTGTTCTCTGCAGTATATGCACAGATATCTACTATGTTTGTCGAACAAGGGATGGTCATGGACACGAGTATAGGCTCCTTCACCATTCCACCTGCATCTCTATCAACCTTTGATGTCATCAGTGTCATTGTGTGGGTGCCAATCTATGATAGAATTCTTGTTCCGGTGGCAAGGAGATTCACAGGCAAGGAGAGAGGTTTTTCAGAATTGCAAAGGATGGGTATTGGCCTGTTCATATCTATACTAGCAATGGCAGCAGCTGCAGTGGTGGAGATCAGGCGACTCGACATTGCCAAGGCGGAAGGTTTAGTGTCCGAGAAAGTGGCCATTCCATTAAGCATCTTTTGGCAGACACCTCAATACTTTTTGGTCGGAGCAGCGGAAGTATTCACATTCATTGGGTCACTGGAGTTCTTCTATGATCAGTCTCCTGATGCTATGAGAAGTCTGTGCAGTGCGTTATCACTTCTTACCACTGCACTGGGGAACTACCTGAGTTCCTTCATCTTGACTGTCGTGACATCGGTAACAACTCGAGGCGGGAGGACAGGATGGATTCCCGATAACTTGAACGAAGGGCACCTCGACTACTACTTCTGGCTGCTCACGGGGCTGAGCTTCTTGAATCTTTTGATATATGTTGCCTGTGCTAATAGGTACAAAAGCAAGAGGGCTTCTTGAGTTCCAAAGAACTGCAGGGTACCATCATTCATGAAACACCAACCTGTACATTTGTTGTGGTGTCTGTTTGGTGACTGATTTAAGTGTTTCTTCCCTATGTCATCCCTCTGGATTGAACAGTTGCTTCATTTCAATTACCACAGACAGTTCTCTAATTGCAGATAGTCTGTGTCAATCTGCAAGTTTTAATAGTAGCATGTTGGTTGTTGTCGTGACTATAAATCTTACATACATCTGCAAGTTTAGTATTTTTGTGACTCAGAATCCTGATCATAATGTTTTTTTTCCAAATGGTAAAGATTCGATCTTATcacaaaatttatatatcaagtgATTGTTTGAAAATGCGATTATCATGCAAATGAAATGGCGATGGTTGCTTAATCTTGCCAGTGAGTTCATCTCTTGTGTCATTAATTGATCCGCTTTGCCTCAGTTCTGAGGTATGAGATCTGGGTGGGTAGACTACAGAGAGGTGATTCTTGGAATCGAAATGCGAGTAGTAGCTCTTGTAAATGGCTGTTTCATAACATCATCCCTGCTGTGTTTCGCTGGAAAATAACATCCacaggagagagagaaagagagacagaGAATTGGAAATAGGAGAGAAAATGTCTGGTTAAGCTATCATTTGATGCTACAAATTTATGATGACATAGGTGCACCTGTAGAGCCACATAATGCAGAACACCATGCCGTATCGATCACAAGCATGTCGACTGAGAAACCTGAGCGATCATTATGAGTAAATAATTCCTACAGCAAAATGGACAACACATCCATTCCTTGCAAGCCAATATAGCGAGTAGAAATCGATCTTAACCAATCGTGAGGCTTTATGATTTCTATTGAGAACACACAAAAATATTAGTGTAAAGACAGAAGCTATAAGTGAGTGAATAAAGGTGAACAAATTTACTAGTGAACCGGAAAAATCAAACATTTTCACTGATTTTTGCAAGAATATACTTGGTTTGAGGAGAGCcagatctcaactgagattataaaATTGCAAGCTGAACTTTATCTGCATAGGAATAAAGTATTGATTGCTAAAATCAAGTTCTATATTGTAAAATTTACAAGAGTCTCTCCATCCAATCCAAATTTCACAACCCATCAACAACATAAAAAGGCAAAACAAGCCAGCAAGATTTATCACATCATCATAAATTAGGAATAATTTGGAAAATATTTTGCTAACCATAACCAGTAAGGaactcaattacatgctaacttgaGTCTTGGAGGGACCAGGTCACACTCAAGTGGTTTCTTCCCCATTGGTCTGCCAACCAATTCTAACACTTCGAAACCACTATGCACAACAAAAGGCAGACTTATCTTAGGACATCTTTATTTAATAGACGACCTAAACAAAGTAATAACTCATATTTCCTTGACAATGCTGACTTGAAAGGTTCCTCAGACAGACATCAATATGAATAAGAAGCTTCCAACTCTCAATAGACAAAATAAACATGGATTCCGAGTATACAGAGGAATTGGCTATAAACCAGATAAAGAACAAACACAAGAGTTTTACTAATGGAGGCTACAGATAGTCCTCTATAACAAAGGGATATAGAAAATATATACTATGctgttttttttatctttccgaaTCTTGAAAACTTGCATAACTTGCTATTGGAGGTCAATTAAGTTCAGCTCTAGCTAATAAATGCTCTTTCATGACATCACTGTGCATCGAACATACACACAATACTTGTGCTTCACAGTTCCTTTATATTACAAAAGATTAGCAAATGTGCTCATAAATCACATTTAACCATTATTTGCAACTGTTATCATCTTATTCGCATATAACTCTTGCAAATGCATGCTAAAGTTATGCAGCACCTACAGGACCTTCTCCTGAATATTCTTAACAAGGTTTCAGTAACCACCCTggttttcttctttgttgttctaaaTTTGTTTCTCAGACCCCATCAAGCTCACTGCCACTCTTCCACATTTCAACATCAAGATATTATACTCTTTCATATTCCCACAGAGATTTATCTCTCTTTGGCCCTCAACATCCTAATCAAGCTAATAAGTGCTCTGTTTGCCGAGGTCTCAAGCATGGAATAAGCTAGAGAAATACTGACAACAGAAAGCAGATCAAATACATCAGATTCTAGATATAAAGGCCCACAAAATTATATCCTCAAAGACCAACAATAGAACCAATTACTGTGTCAGCTTAAAGCTTGGTCTAAAGCTTTCACTATATGTTGGAATAAACTTCGGACACAAGTTTTAAAGCAGTGAGGAACAACATGAGCTTTCCTATATAAACAACAGACTCTTCCCTGAGATCCTATCAAAGTTGTGTTTTCTGCTAAATGCCAAGCTCCCACAAGATTTAAACAAAATTAGAATGCAAAGAGAAAAGGCATaggaaaaaaaaggaggaaaatagTAGCTTGGCTACTCAACACCTGCGCGACTGAGCAACCATTATAAGTTGCTTTATCTAAAGCTCATATGCTCCGTCTGTGCCTCATTTCATTTCTTTTCACCGAACCATTCTCCTCcactctttttttttcccctcctAGATTTGCTACTAGAATCAATCCCAACTCAAAGTTGGTGCCTTTTTAGTGGAAGGTGACAAGGGAAGAAAGATGCCAACTTGGATCGCAACAAACGTTTGCGATTCTAGGAAATTCTTGATGAGAACAGTATCCGAATAACCAGAAGCAATGACAATAAGATTAGCAAGAACAATAAATAGTTCGACTTTATCAACTCTTCAAGTAAACACATCAAAACGATTCAAACACAGTAGCAGGGAAATGTAATGTCCAAATCAGCTCTCTGTCTATGCAACTAACCGACAGGATCAAGCGGTGAGCACGACGGCGCCTCCTGCTGCCTTGATCTTCTTTTCGGCAATCTTGGAGATGAGCTTGGCCTTGACGACGACGGGGCGATCCGACGGAAGCATCCCCTTGCCGAGGACCTTGAAGTATCCGAACTGGGTGACGTCGATGAGGGGAGCGGCGGCGGCGTCCTTGGTGGCGGCGTCCTTGACGGCGTCGGGGACGAGGGACCAGAGGCGGTCGACGTTGACGGCGGGGCAGTGGAACTTGTTGCGGAGACGGTGGAAGTAGCGCATGCCGACCTTGCCGAAGTAGCCGGGGTGGTACTTGTCGAAGAGGATGCGGTGGTGGTGCATGCCGCCAGCGTTACCGCGGCCTCCGGGGTGCTTCCTGTGCTTCCCGATGCGGCCGTGGCCGGCGCTCACGTGCCCCCGCTTCTTACGGTGCTTCTTGAAGCGAGTCGTCATGGCGGCGGTTGGCGGCTGCTCTCGTCCTCCTCGGCTAGGGTTTTCGCGGGGAGAAGGAGAGGGGGGAGTACTACCCGTCATATTATATAGAGACTCGAGAGAAGATGTCGACCGTGTGATCGAGATCGGAAGATGGGGATTAAACGTGCGGGCTTAATTGTCTATTTATGTGGCTTAATTAAATCAGCAAAATTGCAGGTATTATTCCTCTAATTTTCCATGTagcaaaaataaaacaaaaattaagaaCTAgagaataaatatatattttataatctctGTTTGGATTTGTAGTTGAAATTTTAATTTACATTCAAACTTTTAGAAATTAGGAAtactttaaataatttatatgttttcaatttaaattttattattattattattattattattattattattattatatatatatataatttaaatctttttttaaatgacttttgaaaaaataatactaattatCTTAGAATCATTATTAGATGGTATGGTATGATAGAGAAGTTTGAGTTGGATCAATGGAAATTGGCTATGTAATacatcaaaaaatattaattcattatACTCAAAATTTGCAAGAATGTATGTGAATTTATATTTAGTATATGGGAGTAAATTATTCATGAGTAATTAATCACCTAATAAATCATTCATGTCTTTAATACCACGTAAGAGAAGCAAAAGACCGAAATGCCCATGGAACAAACACGAACGCCGCGTTGAATCCCTAATCTTGTCGAGCTGGAGCGTCTCctacaccgccgcccgcctcgacGACACCCTCCGCCCCGGCTGGCCGTGGGTTCCGAGTCGTGGCCCTCCGCCTGCTTCGACCGTCGGAGGGGCGGCCCGAACGCCGCAATCCTTTAGTCCTCTGAGAGGAGCGCACCGAGTCGGCATCCATCTCCCGCTCAGTCAGCGCCGATCTCGTCTCCCATTCTTTTTTTTCCCCAGTTTTCATCTTTCACGTG
Coding sequences:
- the LOC103999338 gene encoding protein NRT1/ PTR FAMILY 8.3, with product MGSVEDERRSPLEEGLLPENENQGQYTGDGSVDVHGNPVLKNSTGNWRACPFILGNECCERLAYYGIATNLVTYLKNKLHEGNASAARNVTTWQGTCYITPLLGAILADAYWGRYWTIAVFSTIYFVGMATLTLSASVPAFKPSPCVESVCPEASAVQYAIFFFGLYLIALGTGGIKPCVSSFGADQFDDTDPRERMKKGSFFNWFYFSINIGALISSSFLVWVQDNCGWGLGFGIPTLFMGLAIISFFFGTPLYRFQKPGGSPLIRMCQVVVASFRKWKVDVPHDSCLLYEVPEKASAIEGSRKLEHTDEIKFLDKAATVTDLDTKTESFSNPWRLCTVTQVEELKILVRMFPVWATTIVFSAVYAQISTMFVEQGMVMDTSIGSFTIPPASLSTFDVISVIVWVPIYDRILVPVARRFTGKERGFSELQRMGIGLFISILAMAAAAVVEIRRLDIAKAEGLVSEKVAIPLSIFWQTPQYFLVGAAEVFTFIGSLEFFYDQSPDAMRSLCSALSLLTTALGNYLSSFILTVVTSVTTRGGRTGWIPDNLNEGHLDYYFWLLTGLSFLNLLIYVACANRYKSKRAS
- the LOC103999339 gene encoding large ribosomal subunit protein uL15x-like, whose amino-acid sequence is MTTRFKKHRKKRGHVSAGHGRIGKHRKHPGGRGNAGGMHHHRILFDKYHPGYFGKVGMRYFHRLRNKFHCPAVNVDRLWSLVPDAVKDAATKDAAAAPLIDVTQFGYFKVLGKGMLPSDRPVVVKAKLISKIAEKKIKAAGGAVVLTA